Genomic DNA from Candidatus Schekmanbacteria bacterium:
AAAAAGGGTTGTCCGTGATTTTGTTGAAGAAAGGAATGGTGACAGAATTGGAATGGTTGTTTTTGGAGAAGAAGCTTTTACGCAATGTCCATTGACGATTGATTATGGAATGCTTCTCTATTATCTTGAAAAACTGAAAGTTGGTATTGCAGGTGATGCAACTTCTATTGGAACGGCAATTGCTCTTGCCGTAAAAAAACTGAAAGATTCTCAGAGTCAGTCAAAAGTTATAATCCTTTTAACGGATGGAAGAAACAACTCGGGAAGGACAACGCCTCTAATGGCCGCCGAGATTGCTTCGCTATTCGGTATTAGAGTTTATACAATAGGTGTTGGAGGCAAGGGGAAAGCTCCTTTTTTAATAGATGACTTAGGAGGGAAAACTCTCGTTTTTCGCGAAGTCGATCTTGATGAAGATACACTAAAAAAAATTTCCGGAATTACCAATGCCGTTTACTTTAATGCAAAGAAAACTGCTATGCTTTCTGATGTTTTTAAAGAGATTAATTCCATAGAAAAGGTTGATATTAAAGTGAAGAAATACTTCAATGG
This window encodes:
- a CDS encoding VWA domain-containing protein translates to MLQLRFETPLFFLLLLLIPIMYWFGRLWDKKPRITVPSVEILKEKEVNPYFIPKNMKFILRSLVLIFLIISASGPQIGRYVKETTTKGIDIILAIDTSRSMNAMDFSIGGSKVTRLEAVKRVVRDFVEERNGDRIGMVVFGEEAFTQCPLTIDYGMLLYYLEKLKVGIAGDATSIGTAIALAVKKLKDSQSQSKVIILLTDGRNNSGRTTPLMAAEIASLFGIRVYTIGVGGKGKAPFLIDDLGGKTLVFREVDLDEDTLKKISGITNAVYFNAKKTAMLSDVFKEINSIEKVDIKVKKYFNGREIYHYFLLCALVLFLVEIILMNTLFKEIP